A window from Theropithecus gelada isolate Dixy chromosome 1, Tgel_1.0, whole genome shotgun sequence encodes these proteins:
- the LOC112610654 gene encoding PRAME family member 12-like, with translation MSLQAPPRLLELAEQSLLRDGALAIPTLEKLPRELFPSLFIEAFTRRCCETLKTMVQAWPFTCLPLGSLMKSRPLETFGAVLEGLDALLAQKVRPRRWKLQVLDLRDVDENFWGIWSGASAPSPEALSKRQTAENCPRLGGQQPLMVTLDLCFKNGTLDECLTRFLEWGKQRKGLLHACCKELQIFGMPIHSIIEVLNMVELDCIREVEVCWPWELSILIRFAPYLGQMRNLRKLVLFNIHVSACIPPDKKEQFITQFTSQFLKLDYFQKLYMHSVSFLEGHLDQLLRCLQAPLETVVMTDCLLSESDLKHLSWCPSIRQLKELDLRGITLTHFSPEPLAVLLEQVEATLQTLDLEDCGITDSQLSVILPALSRCSQLSTLSFCGNLISVAALENLLRHTVGLSKLSLELYPAPLESYDAQGALCWRRFAQLGAELMKTLRDLRQPKTVVFSTVPCPHCGIRASYDLHPSHRLC, from the exons ATGAGCCTCCAGGCCCCACCCAGACTCCTGGAGCTGGCTGAGCAGAGTCTGCTGAGGGACGGAGCCTTGGCCATCCCCACCCTGGAGAAGCTGCCCAGGGAGCTCTTTCCCTCTCTGTTCATAGAGGCCTTTACCAGGAGATGCTGCGAGACCCTGAAAACTATGGTGCAGGCCTGGCCCTTCACCTGTCTTCCTCTAGGGTCCCTGATGAAGTCGCGTCCTCTGGAGACGTTTGGAGCTGTGCTGGAGGGGCTTGATGCACTGCTTGCCCAGAAGGTTCGCCCCAG GCGGTGGAAACTCCAAGTGCTGGACTTGCGGGATGTGGATGAGAACTTCTGGGGCATATGGTCTGGAGCTTCCGCACCCTCCCCAGAGGCCCTGAGTAAGAGACAAACAGCAGAGAACTGTCCAAGGCTGGGTGGGCAGCAGCCCTTGATGGTGACCCTAGACCTTTGCTTCAAGAATGGGACTCTGGATGAATGCCTCACCCGCTTCTTAGAGTGGGGCAAACAGAGAAAAGGCTTACTGCATGCGTGTTGCAAAGAGCTGCAGATTTTTGGAATGCCCATCCACAGTATCATAGAGGTCCTGAACATGGTGGAACTAGACTGTATCCGGGAGGTGGAAGTGTGCTGGCCCTGGGAGCTGTCCATTCTTATAAGGTTTGCCCCTTACCTGGGCCAGATGAGGAATCTCCGCAAACTTGTCCTCTTCAACATCCATGTCTCTGCCTGCATTCCCCCAGACAAGAAGGAGCAGTTTATCACCCAGTTCACCTCTCAGTTCCTCAAGCTGGACTACTTCCAGAAGCTTTACATGCACTCTGTCTCTTTCCTCGAAGGCCACCTGGACCAGCTGCTCAG GTGTCTCCAGGCCCCCTTGGAGACGGTCGTCATGACTGACTGCCTGCTGTCAGAGTCGGACTTGAAGCATCTCTCTTGGTGCCCGAGCATCCGTCAGCTAAAGGAGCTGGACCTGAGGGGCATCACACTGACCCATTTCAGCCCTGAGCCCCTCGCTGTTCTGCTAGAGCAAGTTGAGGCCACCCTGCAGACCCTGGACTTAGAGGACTGTGGGATCACGGACTCCCAACTCAGCGTCATCCTGCCTGCCCTGAGCCGCTGCTCCCAGCTCAGCACCTTGAGCTTCTGTGGGAACCTCATCTCCGTGGCCGCCCTGGAGAACCTGCTGCGCCACACCGTCGGGCTGAGCAAGCTGAGCCTGGAGCTGTACCCTGCCCCTCTGGAGAGTTATGATGCCCAGGGTGCTCTCTGCTGGAGGAGATTTGCTCAACTTGGGGCTGAGCTGATGAAGACACTGAGGGACTTAAGGCAGCCCAAGACTGTTGTGTTCAGCACTGTCCCCTGCCCTCACTGTGGCATCAGGGCCTCCTATGACCTGCATCCCAGTCACCGCCTCTGCTGA